A single window of Streptomyces sp. NBC_00464 DNA harbors:
- a CDS encoding cold-shock protein, translating to MPTGKVKWFNSEKGFGFLSRDDGSDVFVHSSVLPDGVDALKPGQRVEFGVVAGQRGDQALSVAILDPTPSVAAAQRRKPDELASIVQDLTTVLENITPMLERGRYPDKAAGAKIAGLLRAVADQLDV from the coding sequence TTGCCGACTGGCAAGGTCAAGTGGTTCAACAGTGAGAAGGGCTTCGGCTTCCTCTCCCGCGACGACGGCAGTGACGTCTTCGTGCACTCGTCCGTGCTTCCCGACGGAGTCGACGCACTCAAGCCCGGCCAGCGCGTCGAGTTCGGCGTGGTTGCCGGACAGCGCGGTGACCAGGCGCTTTCCGTGGCGATCCTCGACCCCACCCCGTCCGTCGCGGCAGCCCAGCGCCGCAAGCCGGACGAGCTGGCGTCGATCGTGCAGGATCTGACGACCGTTCTGGAGAACATCACACCGATGCTGGAGCGCGGCCGCTACCCCGACAAGGCGGCCGGCGCCAAGATCGCCGGTCTGCTGCGCGCGGTCGCGGACCAGCTCGACGTCTGA
- a CDS encoding HAD family hydrolase, whose translation MATHALTVGFDLDMTIIDSRPGIAAAFVALSEETGAFIDTDLVVSRLGPPLAQEIAHWFPAADVAAMTDRYREIYPDYAIGPTLAMPGARESIEAIRALGGRTMVVTAKYEPNAKLHLAHLGIEPDVTVGDLWAEAKAQALREHGAGVYVGDHTGDVRGARAADACSVGVTTGPCDEAELRAAGADVVLSSLTEFPAWLETYV comes from the coding sequence ATGGCTACGCACGCACTGACGGTCGGCTTCGACCTGGACATGACGATCATCGACTCCCGGCCCGGCATCGCGGCCGCCTTCGTGGCGCTCTCCGAGGAGACGGGGGCATTCATCGACACCGATCTGGTGGTGAGCCGGCTGGGCCCGCCGCTGGCGCAGGAGATCGCGCACTGGTTCCCGGCGGCCGATGTGGCCGCGATGACCGACCGCTACCGCGAGATCTACCCCGACTACGCGATAGGCCCGACGCTCGCGATGCCCGGAGCGCGGGAGTCGATCGAGGCGATCCGCGCGCTGGGCGGCCGGACGATGGTCGTCACCGCCAAGTACGAGCCGAACGCGAAGCTGCACCTGGCCCACCTCGGCATCGAACCCGACGTGACCGTGGGCGACCTCTGGGCCGAGGCGAAGGCCCAGGCGCTGCGCGAGCACGGAGCGGGCGTGTACGTGGGCGACCACACGGGCGACGTACGCGGCGCACGGGCGGCGGACGCCTGCTCGGTGGGCGTGACGACGGGCCCGTGCGACGAGGCGGAGCTGCGCGCGGCGGGCGCGGATGTCGTCCTGTCGTCCCTGACGGAGTTCCCGGCGTGGCTGGAGACGTACGTGTAG
- a CDS encoding FecCD family ABC transporter permease — MSAAAPRRSRRALATAAAVVALLVAVLLSLAVGARSIPPSEVFDALLHGGHSDAAEVIRNMRVPRTLIGLMVGASLALAGTVLQGITRNPIADPGILGISQGASVGVVLAIAYAGIHTLTGYVWFAFAGAAIASVAVYAIASSGRGGATPVKLALGGAAINALLVSVTMAVLTTKASALDEFRFWQVGSIAGREAEVAQQIWPFLLLGTILVLCVARGLDALALGEDMAKGLGQKIATVRIVGGIGATVLTGAGVAAAGPIAFIGLAVPHIARAVVGSDHRWVLPMAALIGPVMLLVSDVIGRILFPPSEVPAGVMTALIGVPFLVTLVRRKAVPA; from the coding sequence ATGTCAGCCGCCGCACCACGCCGCTCCAGACGCGCTCTCGCGACGGCGGCGGCCGTCGTGGCGCTGCTGGTCGCCGTACTGCTCAGCCTCGCCGTCGGGGCGCGTTCCATACCCCCGTCCGAGGTGTTCGACGCCCTGCTCCACGGCGGGCACTCCGACGCCGCCGAGGTCATCCGGAACATGCGGGTGCCCCGCACCCTGATCGGCCTGATGGTCGGCGCCTCGCTCGCCCTCGCCGGCACGGTGCTCCAGGGCATCACCCGTAACCCCATCGCCGACCCCGGCATCCTCGGCATCAGCCAGGGCGCGTCGGTCGGAGTGGTGCTGGCCATCGCGTACGCGGGGATCCACACGCTCACCGGATACGTCTGGTTCGCCTTCGCGGGGGCGGCCATCGCCTCCGTCGCCGTGTACGCCATCGCCTCCAGCGGGCGCGGTGGTGCCACCCCGGTGAAGCTCGCACTCGGCGGCGCCGCGATCAACGCGCTGCTGGTGTCCGTGACCATGGCCGTACTGACCACGAAGGCGTCCGCACTGGACGAGTTCCGGTTCTGGCAGGTCGGCTCGATCGCCGGCCGCGAGGCCGAGGTGGCGCAGCAGATCTGGCCGTTCCTGCTCCTCGGCACGATTCTCGTGCTCTGCGTCGCCCGCGGGCTCGACGCACTCGCCCTCGGCGAGGACATGGCGAAGGGCCTGGGGCAGAAGATCGCGACCGTACGGATCGTGGGGGGCATCGGTGCCACCGTGCTCACCGGGGCCGGAGTCGCCGCGGCCGGGCCGATCGCGTTCATCGGTCTCGCGGTACCGCACATCGCCCGCGCCGTCGTCGGCAGCGACCACCGCTGGGTGCTCCCGATGGCCGCCCTGATCGGACCCGTGATGCTGCTCGTCTCCGATGTGATCGGCCGGATCCTCTTCCCGCCGAGCGAGGTGCCCGCCGGGGTCATGACGGCCCTGATCGGGGTGCCGTTCCTGGTCACGCTGGTGCGCCGGAAGGCGGTGCCCGCATGA
- a CDS encoding FecCD family ABC transporter permease, which produces MSAPTAAVRPAGYSLVRIGTRGRFLLHRRATVVAASLVVLLAVVCVAYLCVGESFVAPSEVLNVILGRPSPDELVVGTLRLPRMLVGLLVGLAFGIAGALIQTVARNPLASPDIIGISQGASALTVGAMTFGITSYTVLPYLSVIGGVAAAALVYAFAWRGGLHATRFVLIGIGFAIALRSVTTLFLTKGDYLVAQQAQIWMTGSLNGRGYEEAAPIGWTLLILLPAVLWAARAQRSVSMDDDTATALGVRLGRVRLGLVALGVILASVATGTAGPVDFVALLAPQIARRMTRTAQIPLLCSALLGAVIVVFADLLARRLFSPTELPVGVLTAAVGAPYLIWLIIRGHGGRSGGNA; this is translated from the coding sequence ATGAGCGCCCCGACGGCCGCCGTGCGGCCCGCCGGGTACAGCCTCGTACGGATAGGGACCCGCGGACGGTTCCTGCTGCACCGCCGGGCCACGGTCGTCGCGGCCTCGCTCGTCGTCCTGCTGGCCGTCGTCTGCGTCGCGTACCTCTGCGTCGGCGAGAGCTTCGTCGCGCCGTCCGAGGTCCTGAACGTGATCCTGGGACGGCCCTCCCCCGACGAACTCGTCGTCGGCACGCTTCGGCTGCCGCGCATGCTCGTCGGGCTGCTCGTCGGCCTCGCGTTCGGGATCGCCGGCGCGCTGATCCAGACCGTGGCCCGCAACCCCCTCGCGAGCCCCGACATCATCGGCATCAGCCAGGGCGCGAGCGCGCTCACGGTCGGCGCGATGACGTTCGGCATCACCTCGTACACCGTCCTGCCGTACCTGTCGGTGATCGGCGGGGTCGCGGCCGCGGCGCTCGTCTACGCCTTCGCGTGGCGCGGCGGGCTGCACGCCACCCGCTTCGTCCTCATCGGCATCGGCTTCGCGATCGCGCTGCGCTCGGTCACGACCCTGTTCCTGACCAAGGGCGACTACCTCGTCGCCCAGCAGGCCCAGATCTGGATGACGGGCTCGCTCAACGGCCGCGGCTACGAAGAGGCCGCGCCCATCGGCTGGACCCTGCTGATCCTGCTGCCCGCCGTCCTGTGGGCCGCCCGCGCCCAGCGGTCCGTGTCCATGGACGACGACACGGCGACCGCGCTCGGGGTCCGACTGGGCCGGGTACGGCTGGGGCTCGTCGCCCTCGGTGTGATCCTGGCGTCCGTGGCCACGGGGACGGCCGGACCGGTCGACTTCGTCGCGCTGCTCGCCCCGCAGATCGCCCGCCGCATGACCCGCACCGCACAGATTCCGCTGCTCTGCTCGGCCCTGCTCGGCGCGGTGATCGTCGTCTTCGCGGACCTGCTGGCCCGCAGGCTCTTCTCCCCCACCGAACTGCCGGTGGGCGTCCTGACGGCGGCGGTCGGCGCCCCGTATCTGATCTGGCTGATCATCCGCGGTCACGGTGGCCGCTCGGGAGGCAACGCATGA
- a CDS encoding ABC transporter ATP-binding protein, with the protein MTTTRQQDTATSRLTVRELTLAYEDRTVVHELDLAVPDGKVTVIVGPNACGKSTTLRALGRLLKPRGGAVFLDGTELSKIPTKKIAQSIGLLPQTPVAPEAITVSDLVARGRQPHQHWWQQWSQEDERAVTEAMERTDITALGSRSVDELSGGQRQRVWIAMALAQDTDLLLLDEPTTYLDIAHQVEVLDLVRRLAAPASDGTRGRTVVTVLHDLNQAARYADHLVAMKAGRIVAEGHPQDVVTAELVREVFGLEAVIVPDPVTGSPLVVPGAPWQPTPSS; encoded by the coding sequence ATGACCACGACCCGGCAGCAGGACACCGCGACCAGCCGGCTGACGGTGCGCGAGCTGACCCTCGCGTACGAGGACCGCACCGTCGTCCACGAACTCGACCTCGCCGTCCCCGACGGCAAGGTGACCGTCATCGTCGGGCCCAACGCCTGCGGCAAGTCGACGACGCTGCGCGCCCTCGGCCGGCTCCTCAAGCCGCGCGGCGGGGCGGTGTTCCTGGACGGCACCGAGCTGTCGAAGATCCCCACGAAGAAGATCGCCCAGTCGATCGGGCTGCTCCCCCAGACCCCCGTGGCCCCCGAGGCGATCACCGTCTCCGACCTCGTCGCCCGCGGCCGCCAGCCCCACCAGCACTGGTGGCAGCAGTGGTCCCAGGAGGACGAGCGGGCGGTGACCGAGGCCATGGAACGTACCGACATCACGGCTCTCGGCTCCCGTTCGGTGGACGAGCTCTCCGGCGGACAGCGTCAGCGCGTCTGGATCGCGATGGCCCTCGCCCAGGACACAGACCTGCTGCTGCTCGACGAGCCGACCACATACCTCGACATCGCCCACCAGGTGGAGGTCCTCGACCTGGTGCGCCGACTGGCCGCCCCGGCCTCGGACGGCACCCGCGGCCGGACCGTGGTGACGGTGCTGCACGACCTCAACCAGGCGGCCCGCTACGCCGACCATCTGGTCGCCATGAAGGCGGGCCGGATCGTCGCCGAGGGCCACCCGCAGGACGTCGTCACCGCCGAACTCGTCCGCGAGGTCTTCGGCCTCGAAGCCGTGATCGTCCCGGACCCGGTGACGGGATCGCCGCTCGTCGTACCGGGTGCGCCCTGGCAGCCCACACCGTCCTCCTGA
- a CDS encoding ABC transporter substrate-binding protein, whose translation MSTALRRRGITLGALALTGTLALTACSSDSDSDGAKTDAAATHTVKTAMGDVKVPVAPKRVVVLDTGELDSALTLGVQPVGATHSATEDGFPTYLPADRTKKLTEVGEIANPNMETVASLKPDLILTSKVRDGDRYEQLSAIAPTVMTESTGTAWKENFQVHAEALGKQAEAKKIVAAYDAHVAEVTEAIGGKAKAAATDVNFVRFVEGADIRIYGKQNYIGSILADLGMGRPAITDKAKDGFSYDVSPEKIDLADADVVFTSTYGDPDKAGTTKTMKSGLWKGLTAAKNGKVFKVDDRLWIAGIGYTAADQILDEFQTKLAG comes from the coding sequence ATGTCCACCGCCCTGCGCCGCCGCGGTATCACCCTCGGCGCCCTCGCCCTGACCGGCACGCTCGCGCTGACCGCCTGCTCGTCCGACTCGGACTCCGACGGCGCCAAGACGGACGCCGCCGCGACCCACACCGTCAAGACGGCCATGGGCGACGTCAAGGTCCCCGTGGCGCCCAAGCGCGTCGTGGTCCTCGACACCGGCGAGCTGGACTCCGCGCTCACCCTGGGCGTGCAGCCCGTCGGCGCGACGCACTCGGCGACGGAGGACGGCTTCCCCACGTACCTGCCGGCGGACAGGACGAAGAAGCTCACCGAGGTCGGCGAGATCGCCAACCCCAACATGGAGACCGTCGCCTCCCTCAAGCCGGACCTGATCCTCACCAGCAAGGTCCGTGACGGCGACCGTTACGAGCAGCTCAGCGCCATCGCCCCCACCGTGATGACCGAGTCCACCGGCACCGCCTGGAAGGAGAACTTCCAGGTCCACGCCGAGGCGCTCGGCAAGCAGGCCGAGGCGAAGAAGATCGTCGCCGCGTACGACGCCCACGTCGCCGAGGTGACCGAGGCGATCGGCGGCAAGGCGAAGGCCGCGGCCACGGACGTCAACTTCGTCCGCTTCGTCGAGGGCGCCGACATCCGGATCTACGGCAAGCAGAACTACATCGGCTCGATCCTCGCCGACCTCGGCATGGGCCGCCCCGCCATCACCGACAAGGCCAAGGACGGCTTCTCGTACGACGTCTCCCCCGAGAAGATCGACCTCGCGGACGCGGACGTCGTCTTCACGTCCACGTACGGCGACCCGGACAAGGCGGGGACGACGAAGACGATGAAGAGCGGCCTGTGGAAGGGGCTGACCGCCGCCAAGAACGGCAAGGTCTTCAAGGTCGACGACCGCCTGTGGATCGCCGGCATCGGCTACACGGCAGCGGACCAGATCCTCGACGAGTTCCAGACGAAGCTGGCCGGCTGA